In Marmota flaviventris isolate mMarFla1 chromosome 17, mMarFla1.hap1, whole genome shotgun sequence, a single genomic region encodes these proteins:
- the Ppp1r27 gene encoding protein phosphatase 1 regulatory subunit 27 produces the protein MPSRTVRYTRYSPRQRRRRLLADRSVRFPNDVLFLDHIRQGDLEQVGRFIRARKVSLDTIHPSGLAALHEAVLSGNLECVKLLVKYGADIHQRDETGWTPLHMACSDGYPDIARYLISLGADRDAANDDGDLPSDLIDPDFKDLVELFKGTRMD, from the exons atgcCCAGCAGAACAGTCCGATATACCCGCTACAGCCCCCGGCAGCGGCGCCGGCGACTGCTGGCTGACCGAAGTGTGCGTTTCCCTAATGATGTCCTCTTCTTGGACCACATCCGCCAGGGTGACCTGGAGCAGGTAGGGCGTTTTATCCGGGCTCGGAAAGTCTCCCTGGACACCATCCACCCCTCAG GTCTAGCTGCTCTGCATGAAGCAGTGCTCTCTGGAAACCTGGAGTGTGTAAAGTTGCTGGTCAAATACGGGGCTGACATTCACCAGCGTGACGAGACGGGGTGGACACCTCTGCACATGGCCTGCAGTGATGGGTACCCCGACATCGCCAG GTACCTCATCTCTCTGGGGGCAGACAGAGATGCAGCCAATGACGATGGTGACCTGCCCTCCGACCTCATTGACCCGGACTTCAAGGACCTGGTGGAGCTCTTCAAAGGAACCAGGATGGACTGA
- the P4hb gene encoding protein disulfide-isomerase translates to MLSRALLCLALAAAARVGADAPEEEDHVLVLRKSNFAEALATHKYLLVEFYAPWCGHCKALAPEYAKAAGKLKAEGSEIRLAKVDATEESDLAQQYGVRGYPTIKFFKNGDTASPKEYTAGREADDIVNWLKKRTGPAATTLLDGTAAESLVESSEVAVIGFFKDVESDLAKQFLLAAEAIDDIPFGITSNSDVFSKYQLSKDGVVLFKKFDEGRNNFEGEITKENLLDFIKHNQLPLVIEFTEQTAPKIFGGEIKTHILLFLPKSVSDYDSKLSNFKKAAGGFKGKILFIFIDSDHADNQRILEFFGLKKEECPAVRLITLEEEMTKYKPESDELTAEGITEFCHRFLEGKVKPHLMSQELPEDWDKQPVKVLVGKNFEEVAFDEKKNVFVEFYAPWCGHCKQLAPIWDKLGETYKDHENIVIAKMDSTANEVEAVRVHSFPTLKFFPARADRTVIDYNGERTLEGFKKFLESGGQDGAGDDDDLDLEEAEEPDVEEDDDQKAVKDEL, encoded by the exons ATGCTGAGCCGCGCTCTGCTGTGCCTGGCCCTGGCCGCGGCGGCCCGGGTGGGCGCCGACGCCCCCGAGGAGGAGGACCACGTCCTGGTGCTGAGGAAGAGCAACTTCGCGGAGGCGCTGGCGACGCACAAGTACCTGCTGGTGGAGTTCT ATGCCCCTTGGTGTGGCCACTGCAAAGCACTGGCCCCTGAGTATGCGAAAGCAGCTGGGAAGCTGAAGGCAGAAGGTTCTGAGATCCGGCTAGCAAAGGTGGATGCCACTGAAGAATCTGACCTGGCCCAGCAGTATGGCGTCCGAGGATACCCCACAATCAAGTTCTTTAAGAACGGAGACACAGCCTCCCCCAAGGAGTACACAG CTGGCAGAGAAGCCGATGACATCGTGAACTGGCTGAAGAAGCGCACGGGCCCTGCTGCCACCACGCTGCTCGATGGTACAGCTGCAGAGTCCTTGGTGGAATCCAGCGAGGTGGCCGTCATTGGCTTCTTTAAG GATGTCGAGTCAGACTTGGCCAAGCAGTTCTTGCTGGCTGCAGAGGCCATAGATGACATACCATTTGGGATTACGTCCAACAGTGATGTGTTCTCCAAATACCAGCTCAGCAAAGATGGGGTGGTCCTCTTCAAGAAG TTTGATGAGGGCCGGAACAACTTTGAAGGGGAGATCACCAAAGAGAACCTGCTGGACTTCATCAAGCACAACCAGCTACCCCTGGTCATTGAGTTCACTGAGCAG ACAGCCCCAAAGATTTTTGGAGGTGAAATCAAGACTCACATCCTGCTGTTCCTGCCCAAGAGTGTGTCTGACTATGACAGCAAACTGAGCAACTTCAAGAAAGCCGCCGGGGGCTTCAAGGGCAAG ATCCTGTTCATCTTCATCGACAGCGACCACGCCGACAACCAGCGCATCCTCGAGTTCTTTGGCCTGAAGAAGGAGGAGTGCCCAGCCGTGCGGCTCATCACCCTGGAGGAGGAGATGACCAAGTACAAGCCGGAGTCGGACGAGCTGACGGCAGAGGGGATCACAGAGTTCTGCCACCGCTTCCTGGAGGGCAAGGTCAAG CCCCACCTGATGAGCCAGGAGCTTCCTGAAGACTGGGACAAGCAACCGGTCAAAGTGCTGGTTGGGAAGAACTTTGAAGAGGTGGCTTTTGACGAGAAGAAGAACGTCTTTGTGGAGTTCT ATGCCCCATGGTGTGGTCACTGTAAGCAGCTAGCTCCCATTTGGGACAAACTGGGTGAGACGTACAAGGATCACGAGAACATCGTCATCGCCAAGATGGACTCCACGGCCAACGAGGTGGAGGCTGTCCGGGTGCACAGCTTTCCCACGCTGAAGTTCTTCCCTGCACGTGCAGACAGAACG GTCATTGACTACAATGGGGAGCGGACCCTGGAGGGTTTTAAGAAGTTCTTGGAGAGCGGTGGTCAGGATGGGGCAGGAGATGATGAT GACCTAGACCTCGAAGAAGCTGAAGAGCCAGACGTGGAAGAGGATGACGACCAGAAAGCTGTGAAAGACGAACTGTAG
- the Arhgdia gene encoding rho GDP-dissociation inhibitor 1 codes for MAEQEPTAEQLAQIAAENEEDEHSVNYKPPAQKSIQEIQELDKDDESLRKYKEALLGRVAVSADPNVPNVIVTRLTLVCSTAPGPLELDLTGDLESFKKQSFVLKEGVEYRIKISFRVNREIVSGMKYIQHTYRKGVKIDKTDYMVGSYGPRAEEYEFLTPMEEAPKGMLARGSYNIKSRFTDDDKTDHLSWEWNLTIKKEWKD; via the exons ATGGCAGAACAGGAACCCACAGCCGAGCAGCTGGCCCAGATTGCAGCTGAGAATGAGGAAGACGAACACTCAGTGAACTACAAACCCCCGGCCCAGAAGAGCATCCAGGAGATCCAGGAGCTGGACAAGGATGATGAGAGCCTGCGCAAGTACAAGGAAGCCCTGCTGGGCCGCGTGGCTGTCTCTGCTG ACCCCAACGTCCCCAACGTCATCGTGACTCGCCTGACCCTGGTGTGTAGCACTGCGCCAGGCCCCCTGGAGCTGGACCTGACAG GTGATCTGGAGAGTTTCAAGAAGCAGTCCTTTGTGCTGAAGGAGGGTGTGGAATATCGGATAAAAATTTCCTTCAGG GTGAACAGAGAGATCGTGTCAGGCATGAAGTACATCCAGCACACATACAGGAAAGGTGTCAAGA TTGACAAAACTGACTACATGGTGGGGAGCTATGGACCCAGGGCAGAGGAGTATGAGTTCCTGACGCCCATGGAGGAAGCACCCAAGGGCATGCTGGCTCGGGGCAGTTACAACATCAAGTCCCGCTTTACAGATGATGACAAGACTGACCATCTGTCGTGGGAGTGGAATCTCACCATTAAAAAGGAGTGGAAGGACTGA